Below is a genomic region from Molothrus aeneus isolate 106 chromosome 5, BPBGC_Maene_1.0, whole genome shotgun sequence.
GTTAGTTCAGGCATAAAAACTAAACATACAACCTCAGAGTTTCTAGACTTGTGCCACTGGCAGCTGAACTTGGGCTTATTTGTGTAGACACAAACCCTGCTAGCTAGTAAATTactaaatgaaagaaaagtaattctgaaaagtcaaaataaaataattctttacaAAATCTTCATCTTAAATACTATACACAATAAATTCTCCTATGCCTTCCCAGTGTGAATGAAGGTATAAAAATATGTAACTTGAAAAAGTAACTTTCAGGAAAATTGAAACTCGAATGCTTAATATATGCATCTATGtggtaaaaaataataaattcataATAATTAGATTTTCTCTGTAATGACAGTTGTAAAATAATTGAATATGCTGTTAACTTTGCTAGCTGATTATTATCTACCTCATAAATTCTAAAGACTGATTCAAAAACATCCCAACACATATatcaaaatataaatacaatCTTTATATGATAGACATACTTCTGCTATCTGGTTAAAAACCATTATTGGGCCAGAATATTCATTTACACCAGAGATAGTACTCTATGTACACTCAGAAAACATGTACACATTAAAATGGCAATATAAAGACAACAGACAATCtaaatacagtaaatatttaGAGTAAAATAACCTCCAGATCTGTTATGATGTCACTGAGTTCTGTTTCTGCAGTGATGCAAGAGGTCAATGGAAGATACAGGTTCGATTCACTTGACTTTCTTGCTTTAGTCTTGAGAGATGTCATTTTTCTTTGTACTTTTTCCTCTTCACAGAGTTCCCCACAGTTACAAtgagatgaagaaaaatcttCTACAGCATCAACAGGAAGAACATTTAGAACAGCAAGAACCTCTTCAGAAAGTTTGGTCTCATGAGACTGTGTCCCAATCCCTAAATCAGCTTCAGTTTCTGTGTTGGTTTCAAGTGTAGCCATTTCTGTGAAACCACAAGAAGGAACTAAATCTTGGATAATCACTTGGCCCTGATTTTGAAGACTACTGGCATTATTTAAGAGCTCTTCATTGATTGTTTTACAATTAAGTTCATGTTCCACTGGCCTGTCATTTGCCATTTCCAAACTCTGGCTTttgaggttttcttttcctcGACTCTGATATGCTCTCCAGTGTTTCTtcaattttctatttctttcatgAGCACCATTTGTGTTGGAGCTTGAGGAGTCAATGCCATAAACCTTTAAGTTATATTGCATGGACAAAAATGAACTCAGGTAGCCTTTCCCAGAACCTATATCAATCACCTAgataatggagaaaaaataaaggaaaagaaaattgctaTATTAATGAGCAACAAGGCACACTTTAAGTGCAAAATTATTCCCTAAAAATTTAAGCATGGATTGAATAGTTACCTTATTAGCATCATACCTCTCAATGCACTTAGTTCTTTTGCTTTGTTGGTCCACATTCTGACtttaaaacacagaattaagTCTTAACTGACGTGCTCCCGAAAACAGACATTGCAATGTTTATGCAATTCACATGCCCTGCTTCTTGTAAGGACTTTCAGTACATTTTTTGACAGAGACCTTTCTTCtgccaaaagaataaccataaACCACCATCAATTCCACCTGCCCTTGCTGAACTGAGTCAGAGTTAGCAAATAGACAGTTCACAGTATTCAGCTTTAGGCACCTAATTTCCACACTGAGGAGCCTACAACCAGTGGGTGTACAGCAAAAAGCATCTTTAGTTTCAGTGCTTAATTTAATCCCTTCAGATCTGACCTAAAGATGGGTGATATTGATACTCTTTTATGTCAGAATGCTTGTTTATTCTGCTTTCCAATTCTGTGAAAACAACCCATACAGTTTTGTTTAACATGAGAATGCTTTTCTAATAAACAAAGGGTCTCATAATCCACATGTACTTTCCACTGCCCATTCTGGAGGAAGGAGTGTTGGTACCAGTTTAATTTGTATTACAGCTGATATGGTGCTAGTTCAGTGACTGATGTAACTCAGGAGGGAAATACCCTTACAAAGTGTTAGCAAAAGCAAGAGTAACCTGAGACCTTTCAGTACATAATCACAGCTTTATATAATGTATGTTTTAATATGTAATAAATACATAACACAATATTTTATAAGAATTGGCAGAGTCACACTTCTCTAAGGAAAGAAAACTATAACATTCACTTCCGTCCAGTTATCTactaaaaaataatattgaCTAGATATAATGACTTCTTTGTAGAAGTTCATGGAAGTGTTTGATTCAAGAACACCTATGTTTTGTCCTTGGTCCGTCACATGCTCATAAGAAATCTTACACTGCTACTGTTAAACCTAAATTGCAGCATACACTACATTGATACATCTTAAACTCAACTGTATAGTTTTTTTTACCAGGTAAAAATATTCAATACAGCACTATTCTTACTCAATGAGAAAGAAAGATTTATTCATTATTGTAATAAAAAAGATTTGGACATCCATggaattagaaagaaaaatttgagTCACTAAAGACTATGCAAAATAGTGGAGAATACTATTAGGTAAACATTGtaaaaatattcaatattcTTACTCAATGAGAAAGAAAGATTTCTTCGTTATCGTAATAAAAAAGATTTGGACATCCAAATTAGAAAGAATTATTaagaattagaaagaaaaaattgagaCAATATCACTAAGGACTATGCAAAATAGTGGAGAATACTATTAGGTAAAAATTGTTTATTCATGTAGCACATGGCATTCTCATGGGTAGTCATCATGCGATATTGATTAATATTTGCAATCTAGACAAGCTTcaaccataattttttttaaataaatctgtaCAGGAATGAATTAAATGAAATGGAATCTATATAACCTAGgcatactttttaaaatgtcattcatTTGTCACATTCATCACCAATATTCTGCTCTACTGAGCCCcagtgaggccacacctggagcacCGTGCCCGGTTCTGGGCACCTCAGCACAGGAGagacctggagctcctggagcacatCAAGCAGAGGGCAGCAAAGATCATGaggggactggagcacctctcttatgaggaaaggatgagggagctgggcctgttcagttTTGAAGGGAGATAACTGAGAGTATAAGTTTGTGAAGGGAGTGTGTCAGAGGATGTTTCCAGGCTCTTCttggtggtgccaagcaataggacaagaggcaacgGGTGGGAACAGATGCACAGGAAATTCtacctgaatatgaggaagaacttctttactgtgcaggtgactgagcactggaataTTAAGATATTAAGGAATAATCTGGGCACCATCCTGTGCCAcgtgctctaggatgaccctgcttgagcagggaggttggaccatgTGACCCACTGTGCTCCCTTGCAACCAGAcccattctgtgtttctgtcatTTGAAATGAAAGAGAAGTGTTGAAGGAATAATTTTACCCACCCTTTTGTTTAACAGCTATTACAATTGTGTAGAATATGCACACCTCCACTTcaagttttgaattttttccgTAAAAAGCAGTTTTGGGACCCAAGAGAGGGGTAGTGAATAATTCCTAAGTGTGACCCCTATTGGCTGTAGagacctgctgcagctcagggaaagTTTCTCAAGTAAATAGAAAATAGTAACACATTGTTAAATTAGCACTGGGAtttagaaacaaaaggaaaagttgACTAAAAATAGCAAGCAATGATCTTGGGCTAAACaaataaattgaattaaatTAGTCCCTGCTTTACCTTCCATTGATTACACAGGGAAAGGTAATAAGCAATCCATAGCATATCTGTCAAGCATGAacctttaaaatgaaatttccatGATATAATAAACTCCAAAGGTCTTGTCCACAGTGAGTTGGGTCCTATGTTTAAACACAGTTTCTGGCACAATCAAGCATTCCAACATTTCCCAGCACCAAATCACAAATGTAATGGATGCTGAATGCAGAATTAAATCATCCTTACATTATACACTCCAAGTCTTGCTGCACATGCTGCAATTTCCAAGGAAAACTTTGACCaatacattaaataaaacaaatgtgtGCTTAAGCAAAGAGGAGTCAACACTGGCTTCTTTTCAGAGTTTAATCAAGaatttcataaaaaataaagttccACTTATATGATAGGAACAGTGCTTAAAAGGGTCAGCAaactactggaaaaaaaaatgccctttagttattttgctttaatgtttaaattaaaatcataaACCTAGAAGTGATTAAAGTGGTAataaaatttttgcttttattcctATTTTGCTATTCACTATTGTACATTATAAAATACCACCAGAGAGCAATGTCCTCTACCACCCATTATACAACGTGGGTATGGAGGTGAAACGGAGGGCATTTTCCAAGCTGTGAGTGATCTGTAATATCTGAAAGAAACACCCTGAGGACATGTGCTGTTGTAAAACATGTGGTGTGTTTTCATGGTTCtagattttttaattaaatgctacattattttgttttgcaagaaggagagaaaaaattcaATAAGGAAAAACTCCTAAAAATTTATaattgcaactttttttttaagttgaaagaaaacaaaaacaaaaggagtTGCTTTTTAAAGACTAAGAAGGaggcttttctttattttccaaagTAACAGGAAAGCTCTTCTCATATATTAGAGATTTGTAACTTCGCACAAATAAATATTCTTATAGTGCATgactaaaatggaaaaaagttaTTATAGAGCAGTCAGCATTTCATATTTAGTGATACACtgcaataatatttttcatttaatgttataatttttttaaaaagtaaacagaaaataaCCCCATGTATAGAGATACTCCAAGCCACCTGATAAAAGTATTAATCCCTGGATGAAACTGCAGCATATTGACAAATACTTAGTAAGGACTGGTTTGTGATTTTATTAGTAACCAGCTACATCGAAACTTTGGTTAAGTTATTAAGATGGCTTTACTTTTTTACTTTCTGAACAGggtttttgctttcctttcattCCTGAATCTCACAGGAACTATTTAAATCTAAATGAAAACGCTATATGAAACACCACTTTCCAGCAAATGCAGAGACCACTTACTATTGCGCTGTAAGCAAAGTATACCCTCCTACAGCTTTTTCAATACGTGAAAGGACTGAAAAAACTAATATTTGCCTGAAACAAAAGGtaaacaaggcaaaaaaaattctcatgaGAGAATACAAGACATCCACAAGTGTGCTGCTGATGTATTTCTGTTCTCTACAGAGCACCCCCACTTTGGGGCTGTGGAGGGCACCCACACTTGTCACTGTGGTGGCTCTTcaagggctgcaggagagcctGCCTCCCATGGCTGTAAGTGATTGCAGATGCTCACAAACTGATTGCGTCTCACCCTGAAATGTTTGGCCTTAATTAAAGCTCTCTATTTACTTGACAATCCCAGGTGTAAGAATACTGCCTAAAACTTTGTCTTCATCAGCTGTTCCTCACAAAACAGATGGTCAGGAACTGAGAATTTTGATCTCTGTTTCCAAGGATGCCACAAAGGCCTGACCCAAATCTAGCAAGAGTACAGCATCATTTACTTATCTAAATTAAATTCAGTCTGAGCCAAATAACCTCCTAACCAAAGTTCAGCTTCAGCAATTCAGAGCTGAATccaagttttggggttttccctgtGATGGGAGCAACAGCAACTTGGGATGCTGCAGGTACATCCATTTAAAACTATACTCATACATATTTACTTACAAGAAAAGAATACTCAGAGAAAATACCCTCATTATAAAATCTGGGCAGGTACCTTATTAACCTTTGGTTTTAAACAAATATAGTTTGTTCTCCACAAATTTTTGTGGGAATGAATATTAGCCTGGAGGAAATAAGTCTCCATTTACAGTTACAACTCCTTGCATGGAAAGCAAGTGCAGCTCAGATGTAGAAAGAAATCAAATGTCTGTTGAGAGTCCCATGTCACCTCCAGTTTAAAGCAAGGATGAAGCTACATTGGCCAGTTACCAGCATTACAGAGATTAAAATGAATAAACGAACTCAGCTCACCTGAAAAATTTAGCCTTACCACAACGCAGGCCTAAAGTATGGAATTTAACATAAGGTTTACCACTAAAAAAGCTTACAAAAAAGCATATGTATGTAAACTGAGGAAATGGTTTTGGTACACTTTGTCTAACAAAATATGAAACATACTACTCAAAAATGTCAAGTATTGCTGAGGGGCTCGTGTTTTGTCAACAGATCCATAAATAAACCTCTACAAGGTTTTACTGAAACAATGATCTTAGTGTAATGTGCAGTCATAATTacatgtatattaaaaaaaggtttaaGCTACAATCAAATTTGAGAAAGGAATCATGCAATTCTTCACCACCCAAAGACAAACCTAGCATGTGATGTACGTAACAGCCAACTCAGGCAGTAATTGCTTGGTGATAATGGTGTTGGGTGTCCAGGCCTCATACATGTTCTACCAAATGTATTTCATACACACTCACATAAATCTCTGCTTAATTTGGTCTCTCTTCAAACTAAAAACATCATAACTAGATTTTCAATTTATAGATCTCAATCCATGTTAAACAGAGGTGAACAGCATTAAACAataggaaattatttaaatctTGTGTCAGAATAAGAGGAGCTTTCAAAATTTCTCAAGGTATTCAGCCTTGGTCTCTGTGTGACACTCTTGTGTGCATGACACAAGGCAGCTCTCCTACTGACACATGTGCAACACTGCCAGCAATATAATACTGACAAGCAAGGCAGCACTGGTCCAAAAAGCAGAACAGTTTTTAGCTGCTCAACACATAGAGGAtgatctttttaaaattactcatGAGTGATTATGAGTCACTGAAAGGCAGTTCCTTTGGAACAATACATTTGTAAACAAAATTGTCCTTCAGTTTGGCTCTAACAGCTCTTCTTTAGCTCCAATTTGGTACAGGAAAAATAAGAACAGCAGCGACAGAAAATCAAAGTGGTGTATTTgcacaaaaaaaggagaataacTCAGAAGGTGCCTGGTAACACAAAGTAAGAAATGCTTTCTTACCTGCTTTATCCCACAATAATTTGCTATGCTGTCTACCAGCTCTGACATCACCTGCACTTCATGTGATTTCTTATTATTCATAAACTCATCTGGTTTGATACCTGCATCAgattaggaaaataaatatcCATTAACACAACCTGTAATAATAAGGATTCTTCAtcaatcaggaaaaaaaaaagctactatAGACTTCACTGTTTATATATTTTCAGGgtagtaatttttaattaaaaactcaCTAAATTATTACAAGAGTAAACTTCTGAACTATGGATGAATTAGAAACATTCAACACCATGTAAAACTCAGGTGTTTTTAAGATGTAGCATATTTAATACCTGACCAGGTATTAGACAGTGGCTACAACTATAAAACGGtactatttcttccttttcattgaaaaatatttatttttgtctcatTTATCACATTTACCTTTCCATAAATGAAATGTAAGGGCAGGGACAATAAATAATCACATTGTACACAGCCTGTTAATGCTGCAGATTTGCTGACAGTATCAAGAGGGAGATATCTCTACTAAAAGCTATGAGCGATCCTAGGAAAATTCAGAGGAAGATgaactttccttttctttatttacGCTCTGGATTGGTTACAGAACTGTTACACCTTTATGGCAGAAAATCACTCATTTCAGTGTTGATGGAGAATGTGTTAATGAGATGGAGTCAACCTCCATCATGGGTTAACTGCTTGTGGAGAACACCAAGCAGTCCTTTGAGAACCTCTGTGCCACCCAGCCAAAGCAGGAGCTCAGAAGTCACTTCCCTGGGAAAAACCCACATGTTTCTCTTAGAGGTCCAATGCTGCAGTACACTTGGATCTAGTTAAATTGATGGTAAGTCTGAGTGATGGTAGAAGAAACTGGATCATTAGTGATGAGCATGCTCCTAGAAAACAGGACTTTTCTACATGACTGGGTAGATTAATATactttcccattttctgctttATGCACAGTATGTATTCATCTGTCCAGAAACTGATCATTAGGCAAAAACCATGCTCATGTCTTGATCAGATCATGCTGGGAGCAGAACCAAGTGTGTTACTTCTTTAAAAGAGAGTGGGGAATTGAACTGAGCTCATAAGAAACCCAgtgttttctctatttttcccaAACCCCAAGGGATCTGCCTATTTCTTAAACATCTGGGGTTTTTATAATGAACTGTTATGACAATACTTAAAATCTAATATAGACTCTATGAactgacaaaaggaaaaatagactAAAAGACTTAAACAATACAAATAGCAGAAACAAGTGTTTGTCATCTCATTGAAGAATTTCCTTAACTTTAAAATTGTTAAGGTCTATACAGCATCCTCAAGAGCTCTTAATTTGTAACATATCAGGTTAAAGAAAaatagacaggaaaaaaaatttaaaaagaaaagaagtctctctttttgtttatgtttgaATATTTTTGTGTCTGGAGAGGTTCAtcagaaaaagaagcagaattgGAATGAGAAGAAACAGACATTTAACTTCttgacagaaataaaagttGTTTTTTCTCCAAAGCAGCACTGTCACTTTGGACAATGACCACACACTGCACCTTTACTTTTTTCTCTATTATGAACTCAAAAGACTGAATGGGGTAATGCTAGGTGAAGTACTGTCAGAGAGTACTTAATCCAAATTAAGCATTTCAAACATGGTAGAAATCCAGAACAATTACCTAACCTACAAAAGCTGAGGTTTCAGATAGAAAAGGCATAATTTGTTTATATCTACATATATAGTTTATTTATCACCTTAGCTACGAAAGCTTCTTAAGCACTTTTTGACTTCTTTCCCTACTTTCTGCAGGATAACACACTGTTTATATTTCAGCTCAGGGAAAACTATATCTTTTGGAGAAAATtatggtttttaaaataattttttccctgctttttatGCAAAATTCTGATAGGTTTTTCATTATTCTGAAAAACAAGCACATATTACAAACTAATGCAAACAAATGTATCTAGGGACTGTTCTTTATTGCCCAGACAACTgaaaatttgtattaaaaaaaaatattagtttgACTCAAACTGTGTAAATTCTTTCTGCTCTCACAGAATTACACATGTACATTATACATGTACATTTCCTTATTATGTATACAACTGATGCAGGCAGAACAAATACTAATTtcaaaaaccagaaatttaGAGAACCATCTCCCTTTGTGATGAAAAAAAGACAGTGTGGTTTCAAATGCTTTACAGAAGCAGCTTGGATATGATAGAGTAACAGAAAGCTTCGTGTTACCAGTTTTAGTTGGTAATGAAATGCTGCTTATTTCCACTGGGAATCTCTAGCATAAGTACCTGTATTCCATTTGAAGAACTGCTTTAACTCTGTAGTGCTGTTTACAGCTGCATCTTTAGTTGTGAAGCTGAGCAAATTGAGGAGAGACTGTTTTTATATACAGCTAACACAGATGTTTTTAAGATCTCCTATGGCAGCGTGCAGGGGTTTTATACCGCAGAGACGTGTGGAAATTCAGATACACCAGATACAGACGTATAAATCCATAGTCCACACCACAAAACACCATCTATACAGAAGTTTACTATGGTGATCTAAATCCATGATCCAGAGTGAGGAACTGGACTAACCATAtactcaaaaaaacccattctGAGGAGAGTGATATTCCAGCACATGGAATTTAAAGATGGATTCATTAGTATTCACTGCATGGCATGATTATTACCTTGGCCCTGAACACACTGCAAAGGTGGAGTACTCTCAATCCAGCCCTCTCTTGTGGGTGGTTATGAAGCAAAGGGAATACCCTTCAGACTCAGAACTCCATTCTGAGTAGCTGTGTCCACAACATGCTTAAGATATTTGTGCTTCCCAGTTATTACCAGGAAGGATAGCAATATATCTACATTAAGATTGCAAAGGAGCTAGAGAACTATGTAAGTATGCAAACTGTGGGAATAGGCTCAAAAGTCTGTTTGTCttagaggaagaaaacaaactaaaaacatCTGAAACATAAACAGAATTATCTTGATGcatatttttcagaatataaGCAACACTATCATAAAGTTGCCAGTTTTCTCAGACTTCCATTTCTTTCAACTTGCAAGCTTTGGCATGTCAGGGAACAAACATATCTTCTGAAATATAGAAATTAGTTCAAAATATCTAAAATACCTCAATGATCTCAACTTTCATTTGGCAACTTCCACACTATGAATCCCTTAGTTGGTATTTTGCCTCTGCCAAATGATTACCAGGAACTTCAATTAAGTTAATTTAACTGATGTTTACTGCCAATTCAGCACAAAGGTTCTGAATTATAATTCTATTGTACACATTTggaacacattttatttttcccaagaAGTACAACTCAGAAGTACTGCAAAAATACAAGCCCAGGCCCCGGTAACCCAACCAAGCATCACTTCTGCAacacagaaatcaaaatattcaGCAACTCCCTTATTCACAAAGGAATACTTGCATGGTCCATTCTGCAtgacaagaaaatgaaagaatccTCAAAGTTTTGGCTAAAAAAGTTAATCCAGGTATGAACTCAAGTACAAGAACGTAGAACTAGagaattacagaaaattaaGAGGAACATGGAGAATGAGATatagtaaaaatgaaaataatgaaaaagctagtgggaaagaaaagaagcataCAGttgtcaaggaagaaaaaagagtttcTGATGAACTAAGGGCATAAGGAAAGAAGCcagaaaggaagaggagagcACTACAAATCATTAGGAGTACCTCAGCAATGGCATTCTAGTACTTCTAAAACAACCTGAGGAGCCAACCATGAAAAATGGCTAAATTGGAAAGAGGTCACTGTAGAAAATGGGAGAGATGCATAACATTTGTACAGTGGTGCTATCACTAAGGATAAGAAATGTCAGGAGTTTTAATGCATCCCAGAGATAAAAGGCACTAGAAGGCAAAGGCAGAGAGCTGCCCAGTCTGTCTCTTAAAAACTAATGAGAAATTTCAAAATGTAGAGAGGCTGAGGACTCCATGAATAGCACATTTGCAGTGAAATGACAGCAGTCCAAATAAGGACAAATGTCAGTTTATCATCTGATTCAAAAATTATAAGCAGGGTAAGATTCCCAGTGTCCAACTTGATGCCAATTTAAGAGTCttttaattcaatttctttaattacagaaaatgaaattactctTCTTTTATCACATATAATTGGTATTAGTcccaaaaatacagaattaataaaatctttttttctaagACATCATATATTTGCCATATTTTAGGGTGATACTTCTGAGACAAGCATGAGTAGAAACTATGATTCTTGCCACTTGGggacaagacaaaaaaagagaattaacaAGGTATCTCATATAGTgatgtgccctcttctctgtcCCATCCCCTTTAAAACTGAATCCCATGATGAGTCTATAGACACCAAATGCTCAAATTTTAGCAAGAGAATCCATTTCGTAAACAGAGACAATAAAGAAACTATCCAAGAACAAATGAAAATGGAAGTGAGGATCATGTAGGAAAAGATCCTCAAACAACAAACTAccctccaaaaccaaaactctTGTATACTCCTATAGTGAATAAGTAAACATTaaaagacaaatgaaaatataCCTGTTGCTCCTTTACTGTCTCCTTTCAGTGCTTCAAACACATCTTCTAATGGGGTGCACACTCCAAGGTTGGACAAAGAATAATACTTAGCAGCCAGGGCAAACAAATGTACATTGATAAGCTTCTCAGAGTTTTCACAAAATGCACTGGAAAAGATGTCATCATCTGCAcataaaacaaaaggaaaagatttttgtaaGCAGTGCTTAACAGCTCTCTAATACTGCTGACAGAGAACTACAGGTAATAAATACTTAGTATCACACACAACTGGCCATTTATCTTGCTTCCCTAAGTGGGAAAactcattatttttcttcagctgcaTTCCCCCTCCAGAACTGAGGTcaaattttgcttttagttGAATCAGTGTAAATGTGACGAAATCTGTTGTTTCAGCAGACCTACTTCAGTATAAATGACAAGCTAATTCAGTCAACATTATCACTTCTATTTACAGACTTGCTCATTATACACGTCCTAGTCAGCCCAACCTGCCAATATATGCtgctagatttttttaaaggaatgcaGCTGCTTAGTATATGAAATGTTTGGATTTACAATCACTCAATTCACATACTTCCCAAGTTGCTTTGTAACTGATGAATACTGGTAgaattaaattcatttttattccaaCCAGGTGTTGGTCGGAATAAAAGTTAGATTCCAATATGTAGAACTGGATTTCTACACATTTTGTTGGATTTGTTAGATGATGAAATACCTCATTTTGGTATTTCTTACTATTGAGTTTCAAAAATGTACATCTATTTTTAAGGGAAACATATTAGtatgaataatttattaattttgagATTGTTTTGAATTGTCTAATTCCTCTCTATTTTACCTAAAACTATTTGTGAATTCTACATATTTTGCTaataatttttacatatttgaaattcttttcaATATATAAACGGCACCCAGTCCAGCAATCAGACAATTACAAAAATTAGCAAAAAGTCTCCTGGTTTGTCTTTTGTGTCATAGGTAGATTATGAGGAAGTACATACCTAGCACAGTGGCTTTCCTGAATCTGGCATGACAATGGATACAGCTGTTTTGATTGACCTCAGCTCGAATGCTCTTAATTTCCTTGCATGACCACAATGAAAGGTCATGCATATATTACAGTCCACTGAAATCAGTCCCAAACCATGTTAATTTTCATTATATGACACTACAAAGGCACAAGCACAGCAAACAAATTTTGTATCTAAGAAAGCATAAATATTAACATGGTTTCATTGTCTGCACAGCACTTCTTACTCCTCTCTGTTACAAAATCTAAAAAGAAAGCCACGTTTCTCCATAAACAGCTTCCTTGTCTGAACAAATTTTAGTTAGTGTAGTCTTCGTGAAGGGTAAGATTGTAACAGGATATTAGAGATGAGAAATAAAGACCGCAGCTTTCAGGAATAAGGGGCAACTTTGCTTTACAATGTCTCTTCTGTAAGATTTATTACAGAAAGATAAGAAAATAGATGTGCTTTCACTTTTTCGGCAGCTGacataaaatataattactGTTCTTACAAATCTCACTTAACTGAAATCCAATGCAGCAATGCCTATGCTCTATAACACTCCTTAACTTGGTTATCTGGTGGAAGAACATGACAGAACTAGCAGACGCTCATATAAGATCACCCATAACAACACTCACCTAACTTAAATTTTTGTCACAGCTTGATAACTAAAAAACAGGAACCAACTGCATTAAGGCATCTGAAGCCTAACTTCAAGCTAC
It encodes:
- the METTL25 gene encoding probable methyltransferase-like protein 25 isoform X1 — encoded protein: MSRPSRALPAQLPPAAAARALRRVARFVGRALPLCRAHTVEFFTRGLWERLVAPRPDAVLEALRAAGPLARPLAAGSGTAAAPCDDDIFSSAFCENSEKLINVHLFALAAKYYSLSNLGVCTPLEDVFEALKGDSKGATGIKPDEFMNNKKSHEVQVMSELVDSIANYCGIKQVIDIGSGKGYLSSFLSMQYNLKVYGIDSSSSNTNGAHERNRKLKKHWRAYQSRGKENLKSQSLEMANDRPVEHELNCKTINEELLNNASSLQNQGQVIIQDLVPSCGFTEMATLETNTETEADLGIGTQSHETKLSEEVLAVLNVLPVDAVEDFSSSHCNCGELCEEEKVQRKMTSLKTKARKSSESNLYLPLTSCITAETELSDIITDLEDCMMVGLHTCGDLAANTLRIFTAKPEIKAVCSVGCCYHLLSEQFENQEECHDQVWGFPMCQYLKDEGWCCGRNARMSACLALERVAVGQMLPTESLFYRAVLQVIIEEIYGVTKSDRHVGKTFSKSSSFTDYVRRSLKKLELDDSKMAT